One Carbonactinospora thermoautotrophica genomic window, TCGTCGAACACGAAGTCGGGCCGGATCTGGAGCGCCTGCTCGATGTGCCGGTAGTACTCCGCGCGGGACACGCCGTTGCGGGCATACACGCTGATGCCGTACTCGCGCACCAGCGCGGCCGCGGTGTCGTCCTGGGTGGACAGCGGGTTGGACGCGCACAGCGCCACCTGCGCGCCGCCCGCGGCCAGGGTGCGCACCAGGTTGGCGGTCTCGGTGGTGACGTGCAGGCAGGCGGCCATGCGCAGGCCCGCGAACGGGCGCAGGCGGGCGAACCGCTCCCGGATCTGGCGGAGCACCGGCATCGACCGGTCCGCCCACTCGATGCGGGCCCGGCCCTGCCCGGCCAGGTCCGGGTCGGCGATGTCGTAGGACATGGGCGGCCTCCGGACAGCGTCGGGTGTGCGTGTCGTCCGACACGCACACCCGACGGGCGGGGTCAGTACCGGTAGTGCTCCGGCTTGTACGGGCCCTCGACCGGGACGCCCAGGTAGGCGGCCTGCTTCTCGGTGAGCTTGGTGAGCTTCACGCCGAGCGCGTCCAGGTGCAGGCGGGCGACCTTCTCGTCCAGGTGCTTGGGCAGGGTGTACACCCCGATCGGGTAGTTCTCGGTCTTGGTGAACAGCTCGATCTGCGCCATCACCTGGTTGGTGAACGAGTTCGACATCACGAAGGACGGGTGGCCGGTCGCGTTGCCGAGGTTCAACAGCCGGCCCTCCGACAGCACGATGATCGAGTGGCCGTCGGGGAAGATCCACTCGTCGACCTGCGGCTTGATGTTGACCTTCTTGATGCCGGGGAACGCCGCCAGGCCGGCCATGTCGATCTCGTTGTCGAAGTGGCCGATGTTGCCGACGATCGCCTGATGCTTCATCCGGGCCATGTGCTCGACGCGGATGACGTCGCAGCAGCCGGTCGCGGTGATGAAGATGTCGGCGGTCTCGACGACGTCCTCCAGGGTGGTCACCTGGTAGCCGTCCATCGCGGCCTGCAACGCGCAGATCGGGTCGACCTCGGTGACGATGACCCGGGCGCCCTGGCCGCGCAGCGACTCCGCGCAGCCCTTGCCGACGTCGCCGTAGCCGCAGACCACGGCCACCTTGCCGCCGATGAGCACGTCGGTGGCCCGGTTGATGCCGTCGATGAGCGAGTGACGGCAGCCGTACTTGTTGTCGAACTTGCTCTTGGTGACCGAGTCGTTGACGTTGATCGCCGGGAAGAGCAGAGTGCCGGCCTCCTTCATCTGGTACAGCCGGTGCACGCCGGTGGTGGTCTCCTCGGTCACGCCCTTGACGCGGGCCGCGATCTCGGTCCACTTGCGCGGGTTGGTCGCCAGCGACCGCTGGAGCAGCCGCAGGATGACCGCCATCTCCTCGGACTCGGCGCTGTCCGGGTCGGGGACGGCGCCGACCTTCTCGAACTCGACCCCCTTGTGCACGAGCAGGGTGGCGTCACCGCCGTCGTCGAGGATCATGTTCGGGCCGGTCTCGCCGGCAGGGCCGTCCGGCCAGGTGAGCGCCTGCTCGGTGCACCACCAGTACTCCTCCAGGGTCTCGCCCTTCCAGGCGAACACCGGTACGCCCTGCGGGTCGTCCGGGGTGCCGTGGGGGCCGACGACGACCGCAGCGGCCGCGTGGTCCTGGGTGGAGAAGATGTTGCAGCTCGCCCACCGTACCTGCGCGCCGAGCGCGACCAGGGTCTCGATGAGCACGGCGGTCTGCACGGTCATGTGCAGCGAGCCGGTGATGCGGGCGCCCTTGAGCGGCTGCTGGCCGGCGTACTCCTCGCGGAGCGCCATCAGGCCCGGCATCTCGTGCTCGGCGAGCTTGATCTCCTTGCGGCCGAACTCCGCCAGCGAGAGGTCGGCCACTTTGAAGTCGGTTGCCGAGGCAAGCGACGTCATGCGTGCTCCTGCTCCTCATGCCGGCACGCGGCCGGCTGCGTCCTGGGCTGCCGGATCTCAGCCAGCAGCTGCTGATGCTTGTCCTGCTCCCAGCGCAGCCAGTCGCCGGGAGCGACGTCATCGGGCCGGCGAGGCTTCTCGTCCAGCCACGCCGCGACGGCCTTCTGCAGGGAGGTGTCGCGGCGCAGGCGGAGGGCGAAGCCGACGTCGGCGAGGCCGATGCCGTACCGCTCGGTGAGCTGGCGCAGGGTGCGCAGCCGTTGCAGCTCCTCCGGGCCGTAGAGCCGGTACCCGGAGGCGGAGCGGCGCGGTTCGATGAGCCCGATGCGCTCGATGTAGCGGAGCATGCGAGGCGACCAGCCGGTCGTCTCAGCAGCTTCCTGGATGGTCAGCGCATCCACGCGCCAACCCTAGCACGATCCTGTCAAGGTTTGCCGGCCGTCCCGCAGGCCTCGCCCCGCCTAGGAACCTCTTCAGCCCTGTCATCGAGGTTCCCAGGGAAGTTGGGTTCAGGTCTCACACAGGCGCGTCAAGCTGACGGCCGAGGACCGGCGCTGCCAGTGGGACGGGATCCGCTGCCAGTGGGACGGGATCCTCAGCCCGCCACGGACGGCTGGCTGGTCTTGAGGATGTCCGGCTCCAGGTAGATCACCCGGGCGATCGGCACCGCCTGGCGGATCCGCGTCTCGGCGGCGTCGATCGCGCGGGCCACGTCGGCGGCGGTGTCCTCGTGGCGTACCGCGATCTTCGCGGCCACCAGCAGCTCCTCCGGGCCCAGGTGCATGGTCCTCATGTGGATGATCCGCTCGACCAGGGGCTCGGTCTCCAGGGCCTGGCGGATCTTTTCCCTGTCCTCCCTGCTCGCGGCCTCGCCCAGCAGCAGGCTCTTGGTCTCGATCGCGAGCGTGATCGCGACCACCACCAGCAGGGTGCCGATGAACACGGTGCCCACGCCGTCCCAGACGCCGTCGCCGGTGAGCACCGCGGCGCCCACCCCGACCAGGGCGAAGACCAGGCCGAGCAGCGCGGCCAGGTCCTCCAGCAGCACCACGGGCAGCTCGGGCGCCTTCGCGTGCCGGACGAACTCCACCCAGGACCGTCCGCCGCGCACGTGGTTCGACTCCTTGATCGCGGTCCGGAACGAGAACGCCTCCATGCCGATCGCAACCACCAGGACGCCGACCGCCCAGTACCAGTCTTCGACCGGGTGCGGATGAGCGATCTTGTGGTAGCCCTCGTACAGCGCGAACAGGCCGCCGACGCTGAACAGCACGACCGAGACGACGAACGCGTAGAAGTACCGTTCCCGGCCGTACCCGAAGGGGTGCTCCTCCGACGCGGCGCGCCGGGCCCGCCGGCCACCGAGCAGCAGCAGCGCCTGGTTGCCGGAGTCCGCGACCGAGTGGATGGACTCGGCCAGCATCGAGGACGACCCGGTGAAGAAGAACGCGACGAACTTGCTCGCGGCGATGCCAAGGTTGGCCAGGAAGGCCGCGATGATCGCCTTGGTACCCCCACCCGCACTCATCGGGCGATACGCTCCTTCAACTCGAAGATCGATGCGACCGGGGACGGGTCCACGCCGAGCACGAACCCAGCGTACACGCTGGCGTAGTCGGTCAGCGCGACCAGGCTGGCCAGCCGCTCCAGCGGGTGCGCCCCCTCGGCGACGACCTCGCTGACCGGGATGCCGCGGGCCTCGGCGAGCTCCTGGGAAACCTCGCGACGCCGAGTGACCTGCGGGTGCTCGACGGTGTCCCGCAGCAGGACCAGGCGGATGCGTGGCTCGATCTCGTCCCCCACCCGGTCCCGGAACAGGTCCTCATCCACGTTCGAGGAGGCCGCGAGCGCCCCCTCGAACGCCATGATCTGGTTGTGGTTGGCCTCCGGCAGTGTCCCGAACACCGCCGGGTACTTGGTGTTCTCGTTGAGCTGGCACGCGAACCGGTACGCGGCCACGCCCGCGAGCGGGCTCGACCCCCACAACATGGGCACGCTGCCGGCCACCGCCAACGCCAACTCCTTGGCGGGGTTGACGAACGCCTCGCTGGTCGGCCGGCATCGCTGCGCGATGTCGTCGAGCAGGTCGGCGGTGCGGTCCAGCACCTCACGCGGCACGCTGGCCAGGCCCAGCGCGTGCGCGGCCACCAGCAACGGCACCGACAGCGCCCAGATGTTGGCGCGTGGCAGCCGCCCGCCCGAGTCGACCGGCACGTGGATGCCGCGGGCCTGCTCGGACAGGCCGGCCAGCGGCGACTTCGGGGCGCCCACCGTGACCAGCCGCGTGCCGCGGCGGGCGGCCTCCTCGACGACCGCCAGGGTCTCCTCGGTCGACCCGGAGCAGGAGACGCCGATGAGCAGGTCCATCGGCCCGACCCAGCCGGGCAGCGTGTAGTCGCGCAGGGTCACGACCGGCACCCGGCAGCCGATGCCGGCGACCGCGGCGAGCACGTCGCCGGAGATGCCGGAGCCGCCCATGCCCGCCACGACCACGGCCCGCGGCTGGCCCTCCTCGCGCAGCCGGGCCAAACCCGCCTCCTCGGCGGCTATCGCCGCCTGGCGCACCTGGGCCCCGGACGAGGCGACCGCACGCAGCATCTGGCCGGCATCCGCGGCCTGCATCGCCTCGACGTCGTCCAGAACCGCCTCTTCGATCTTGATGGTCATGCGGTTTCCCCGTCCGGGGCGCCGCGGCGGGCCTCGTCGATCAGCAGAACCGGGATGTCGTCCCGCACCGGGTACGCGAGTCCGCAGCCGGTGCACACCAGCTCCTCGGCCTCGCGATCCTCACGCAGCGACGCGTGGCAGGCCGGGCATGCCAGGATCGTCAGCAGTGAAGGGTCGAGCTTCACGGATACTCCCAGTGAGTGAGTACTCAGCCGCGCTTCAGGATCGCGAGCACCTCGTCCCGCACCGCCTCCATGGTGGAACGGTCCTTGCCCTCCACGTTCAGCCGGAGCAGCGGCTCGGTGTTCGAGGGCCGCAGGTTGAACCACCAGTCGGCGTGCTCCACGGTCAGGCCGTCCAGCTCGTCGACCGTCACGCCGTCCCGGTCCGCGAAGGCCGCGCGAACCGCGGCGATGCTCGCCTGCTGGTCTTCGACCTCGCTGTTGATCTCGCCGGAGGCGACATAGCGCTCGTACTCGTGGACGAGCTGGGACAGCGGGCCGTCCTGCTCGCCCAGCGCGGCCAGGACGTGGAGAGCGGCCAGCATGCCGGTGTCGGCGTTCCAGAAGTCGCGGAAGTAGTAGTGCGCGGAGTGCTCGCCACCGAAGATCGCGCCGGTGCGGGCCATCTCCGCCTTGATGAAGGAGTGACCGACGCGCGTCCGAACCGGGTTGCCGCCCCGCTCGCGGATGATCTCCGGCACGGCGCGCGACGTGATCAGGTTGTGGATGATCGTCGCTCCGGGCTCCTTCGCCAGTTCCCGGACCGCGACCAGCGCGGTGATCGCGGACGGTGACACCGGGTCGCCCTTCTCGTCCACGACGAAGCAACGGTCGGCGTCCCCGTCGAACGCCAGCCCGATGTCGGCCCCGACCTCCACCACCTTGCGCTGCAGGTCGACCAGGTTCTCCGGCTTGAGCGGGTTCGCCTCGTGGTTGGGGAACGTGCCGTCCAGCTCGAAGTACAGCGGCACCAGCGCGACCGGCAGGCCCTCGAACACCGTCGGCACCGTGTGCCCGCCCATGCCGTTGCCGGCGTCCACCACGACCTTCAACGGCCGGATCTTCGACAGGTCGACCAGCGACCGCAGGTACGCGGCGTAGTCCCTGAGCAGGTCGCGTTTCTCCACCGAGCCGCGCTCGCCCGCGTACGCGGGCACCCCCTGCTCGGCCAGCTTCCGGATCTCCGCCAGGCCGGAGTCCTGCCCGATCGGCGCGGCGCCGGCCCGGCACAGCTTGATGCCGTTGTACTGGGCCGGGTTGTGGCTCGCGGTGAACATCGCGCCCGGCAGGTCCAGCTTGCCGGTGGCGAAGTACAGCTGGTCGGTCGAGGACAGCCCGATGTCAACCACGTCGGCGCCCTGGGCGGTGACCCCGTCGGCGAACGCGGCCGCCAGCGCGGGCGACGAAGGGCGCATGTCGTGGCCGACTACGACGGCGCGCGCGCCGATCACCCGGACGAACGCCGCCCCGATCTCGCGGGCGGTGTCCTCGTCGAGCTGGTCCGGCACGACGCCGCGGATGTCGTATGCCTTAACGATCTGGGAGAGGTCGCGCACTCCACAGCTCCGGTCGTCTCTCGTGGGCGCGGGGCGTGCCCGCACCGCACAATCGCGGTCGCTCACCACCCCGTCTCCTCGCTGGTGACGGGGTATTTCCTGACCCTATCGCCCGCCGGTTACACAGCTGTAGCTGGCGCGGCCCGACGGCCACCCAGTCCGCGGTCACCTAGTCCGGTGACCGCAGCACCCGCAGATGACCGCGACGACCCACCTCGATCGCGTCCGAGGCACCGGGGCGCGGCTGGGCGGCCGGCTGCGGCTTGGCCGCCTCGCGGACCGCGTTGGCCAGCGCTTCGAGGTCATCGCTGCTCGGCCCGGTTCGTTCCGGGTCCGGTTGAAGGCGGATGATTTCCCAACCGCGCGGAGCTGTCAGCCTTTCGGCGTGCTCCGCGCACAGGTCGTAGCAGTGCGGCTCGGCATAGGTCGCGAGCGGACCGAGGACTGCGGTCGAGTCCGCGTAGACGTATGTGAGCGTCGCGACGGCGGGGCGGCCGCACGCAGTGCGCGAACAGCGACGGACAGGGCTCACAAGCTTGGAAGGTACCGCACTGACGGCCCGGAGTGGATGTCTCAGCCCAAAGATGCCTTGCCGTGTCGCGAGATTCGACTCGGGTACCTATCGGATACCTACGCGTCGGCCGCTGGAGATACGCTCGACCACGTGCGCAGACAACTTGGTGCGGGCGTTTCCCCGAGCAAGTCCGGCCGGCAGGAGTCGGCACGCGCCCGACGCCGGCCCCGGCGGGACCGGCACGGCCGCGGCTTGCGCGGCCCGCTCTCGCTGCACCCGTTGCCGATCATGCGCACCCGTGCGGAACGCTTCGACGACCTGGTCCTGGACGCGGTCGAGGACGTGGAACGGCGCTGGGCCCGGCAGTTGGCCGGCGTGGAGTTCGTCGTCGAGGACGTCCCGCCCCCCGACGCCGTGGAGACCTGGGCCGAGGACCCCGTCCCGCTGGCCCGGCTGCTGCCCAGGCGAGGCTCCTCGCCGGCCCGCATCGTCGTGTACCGGCGCCCGTTGGAGGCGCGCGCCGTCAACCGGGCCGACCTGTCCGACCTGGTCCACGAAGTGGTGGTCGAGCAGGTCGCCGAGTACCTCGGCCTCGACCCGGAGACGGTGGACCCCAGGTACGGCGAGGGCGATTACTGAGGACCTGGCCGGCCGGGCCGCGGACCTGAGGCGACCATGTCGCGTCTTACTGGCCCTCCGTGACCGGGCTCAGGCCGGCGGACATGTCGTTGGCCACGTCCGGGATGGTGGCCGTGTACCGGGCGCCGAGCAGCGGCAGCAGCGTGAACGAGGCGGACTTCTCGGCCTGGAGCAGGCGGGTGGCGTAGATCTCGCCGGAGCCGGGCTGCGGCTCGACGAACACCG contains:
- the ahcY gene encoding adenosylhomocysteinase, translating into MTSLASATDFKVADLSLAEFGRKEIKLAEHEMPGLMALREEYAGQQPLKGARITGSLHMTVQTAVLIETLVALGAQVRWASCNIFSTQDHAAAAVVVGPHGTPDDPQGVPVFAWKGETLEEYWWCTEQALTWPDGPAGETGPNMILDDGGDATLLVHKGVEFEKVGAVPDPDSAESEEMAVILRLLQRSLATNPRKWTEIAARVKGVTEETTTGVHRLYQMKEAGTLLFPAINVNDSVTKSKFDNKYGCRHSLIDGINRATDVLIGGKVAVVCGYGDVGKGCAESLRGQGARVIVTEVDPICALQAAMDGYQVTTLEDVVETADIFITATGCCDVIRVEHMARMKHQAIVGNIGHFDNEIDMAGLAAFPGIKKVNIKPQVDEWIFPDGHSIIVLSEGRLLNLGNATGHPSFVMSNSFTNQVMAQIELFTKTENYPIGVYTLPKHLDEKVARLHLDALGVKLTKLTEKQAAYLGVPVEGPYKPEHYRY
- a CDS encoding SIS domain-containing protein: MTIKIEEAVLDDVEAMQAADAGQMLRAVASSGAQVRQAAIAAEEAGLARLREEGQPRAVVVAGMGGSGISGDVLAAVAGIGCRVPVVTLRDYTLPGWVGPMDLLIGVSCSGSTEETLAVVEEAARRGTRLVTVGAPKSPLAGLSEQARGIHVPVDSGGRLPRANIWALSVPLLVAAHALGLASVPREVLDRTADLLDDIAQRCRPTSEAFVNPAKELALAVAGSVPMLWGSSPLAGVAAYRFACQLNENTKYPAVFGTLPEANHNQIMAFEGALAASSNVDEDLFRDRVGDEIEPRIRLVLLRDTVEHPQVTRRREVSQELAEARGIPVSEVVAEGAHPLERLASLVALTDYASVYAGFVLGVDPSPVASIFELKERIAR
- a CDS encoding phosphomannomutase/phosphoglucomutase, giving the protein MRDLSQIVKAYDIRGVVPDQLDEDTAREIGAAFVRVIGARAVVVGHDMRPSSPALAAAFADGVTAQGADVVDIGLSSTDQLYFATGKLDLPGAMFTASHNPAQYNGIKLCRAGAAPIGQDSGLAEIRKLAEQGVPAYAGERGSVEKRDLLRDYAAYLRSLVDLSKIRPLKVVVDAGNGMGGHTVPTVFEGLPVALVPLYFELDGTFPNHEANPLKPENLVDLQRKVVEVGADIGLAFDGDADRCFVVDEKGDPVSPSAITALVAVRELAKEPGATIIHNLITSRAVPEIIRERGGNPVRTRVGHSFIKAEMARTGAIFGGEHSAHYYFRDFWNADTGMLAALHVLAALGEQDGPLSQLVHEYERYVASGEINSEVEDQQASIAAVRAAFADRDGVTVDELDGLTVEHADWWFNLRPSNTEPLLRLNVEGKDRSTMEAVRDEVLAILKRG
- a CDS encoding cation diffusion facilitator family transporter; this translates as MSAGGGTKAIIAAFLANLGIAASKFVAFFFTGSSSMLAESIHSVADSGNQALLLLGGRRARRAASEEHPFGYGRERYFYAFVVSVVLFSVGGLFALYEGYHKIAHPHPVEDWYWAVGVLVVAIGMEAFSFRTAIKESNHVRGGRSWVEFVRHAKAPELPVVLLEDLAALLGLVFALVGVGAAVLTGDGVWDGVGTVFIGTLLVVVAITLAIETKSLLLGEAASREDREKIRQALETEPLVERIIHMRTMHLGPEELLVAAKIAVRHEDTAADVARAIDAAETRIRQAVPIARVIYLEPDILKTSQPSVAG
- a CDS encoding DUF3499 domain-containing protein: MFGLRHPLRAVSAVPSKLVSPVRRCSRTACGRPAVATLTYVYADSTAVLGPLATYAEPHCYDLCAEHAERLTAPRGWEIIRLQPDPERTGPSSDDLEALANAVREAAKPQPAAQPRPGASDAIEVGRRGHLRVLRSPD
- a CDS encoding MerR family transcriptional regulator, encoding MDALTIQEAAETTGWSPRMLRYIERIGLIEPRRSASGYRLYGPEELQRLRTLRQLTERYGIGLADVGFALRLRRDTSLQKAVAAWLDEKPRRPDDVAPGDWLRWEQDKHQQLLAEIRQPRTQPAACRHEEQEHA
- a CDS encoding metallopeptidase family protein produces the protein MRRQLGAGVSPSKSGRQESARARRRPRRDRHGRGLRGPLSLHPLPIMRTRAERFDDLVLDAVEDVERRWARQLAGVEFVVEDVPPPDAVETWAEDPVPLARLLPRRGSSPARIVVYRRPLEARAVNRADLSDLVHEVVVEQVAEYLGLDPETVDPRYGEGDY
- a CDS encoding Trm112 family protein, which produces MKLDPSLLTILACPACHASLREDREAEELVCTGCGLAYPVRDDIPVLLIDEARRGAPDGETA